A genomic segment from Malus domestica chromosome 05, GDT2T_hap1 encodes:
- the LOC103434455 gene encoding uncharacterized protein isoform X3: MEHWETLTDRPVEEDEVAREVSLIHIEELKDPYEYVMTENWEGVQDFFEKNPEHLLSKITMDGGTVFHLAASCSSKSQRKNLKMVIDILRRNPSDGDVRRALTKKNNAGNNTLHEVSMTGNKEAAMYLVSIADKEKCALELLETRNSSGETSLFKAAAYGFTDLVKFYVGKLENYDRDNLWKHFHRSDKTSILHIAVVAQHFGLSLSQKKCTQLYAMQINNFCSFVFHNAETALWLVENNPYLGPLKNNKGLTSLQLLAQMPTAFDPHFEKCKWKMLIYYCLPVGGDVVTPNQNMKDKDDVESNRKDDVESNMKDDVESNRKDDVESNRKHKDKDDVESNMKDDVESNRKDDVESNMKDDVESNRKDDVESNRKHRDDMEKHKDDMDDMEKHKDDVESNRKDDVESSMESNQPHRQSIFRNKLAGFVKVYISLRDSLAKSLLTFWLFFEIGGLIWEDKKNKKALDKLIPLLAKWDKSWCTIDAAGEDSTSMLSEKKGYDNGGEKRKAAVSDETNGDDGGGKEKDAAKSEKLNKDGDDGGKKGQAAASDKTNGDDGGGKKEELAKSKEEARNSSALLMATINGILPIVKEIVGQHPQAIEHVNYNIRNVLHLAIKYRRKEILNHIQSLPHVMPKLSKRIDKYGNTILHQAADRSYYSISLSQKLIGPAMQLQDEQHWMLENTYVTN; this comes from the exons ATGGAGCACTGGGAAACGCTAACGGATAGGCCGGTGGAGGAGGATGAGGTAGCGAGAGAGGTTAGCTTAATTCACATTGAAGAATTGAAAGATCCCTATGAATATGTCATGACGGAGAACTGGGAAGGCGTGCAGGATTTCTTCGAGAAGAATCCGGAACATCTGCTCTCTAAAATTACAATGGACGGAGGCACTGTATTCCACCTTGCGGCTTCTTGCAGCAGCAAATCACAACGCAAAAATCTCAAAATGGTTATCGATATACTCCGCAGGAATCCATCCGACGGTGACGTGAGAAGAGCTCTGACGAAGAAAAATAATGCCGGAAACAATACTCTCCATGAGGTGAGTATGACCGGCAACAAGGAAGCGGCAATGTACTTGGTGAGCATTGCTGATAAAGAGAAATGTGCACTGGAGCTGCTGGAGACTCGGAACTCTTCAGGAGAAACTTCGCTCTTCAAGGCGGCTGCTTACGGTTTCACTGACTTGGTCAAGTTTTATGTTGGCAAACTGGAGAATTATGATCGGGACAACCTTTGGAAGCACTTCCACAGAAGTGACAAAACGTCCATTCTTCATATCGCAGTCGTTGCGCAACATTTcggtctctctctttctcagaaAAAATGCACACAATTATATGCAATGCAGATTAATAACTTTTGCTCTTTTGTCTTCCACAATGCAGAGACCGCTCTTTGGTTAGTGGAGAACAACCCATATCTAGGGCCCCTAAAGAACAATAAAGGATTGACAAGCCTTCAGTTGCTAGCCCAAATGCCAACTGCCTTTGATCCACATTTTGAAAAATGCAAATGGAAGATGCTAATTTATTATT gcCTTCCTGTTGGAGGAGATGTGGTCACACCAAATCAGAATatgaaggataaggatgatGTGGAGAGCAATAGGAAGGATGATGTGGAGAGCAATATGAAGGATGATGTGGAGAGCAATAGGAAGGATGATGTGGAGAGCAATAGGAAGCATAAGGATAAGGATGATGTGGAGAGCAATATGAAGGATGATGTGGAGAGCAATAGGAAGGATGATGTGGAGAGCAATATGAAGGATGATGTGGAGAGCAATAGGAAGGATGATGTGGAGAGCAATAGGAAGCATAGGGATGATATGGAGAAGCATAAGGATGATATGGATGATATGGAGAAGCATAAGGATGATGTGGAGAGCAATAGGAAGGATGATGTGGAGAGCAGCATGGAGAGCAACCAGCCGCACCGCCAATCCATCTTTCGGAACAAGCTTGCAG GCTTTGTGAAGGTTTACATTTCACTACGGGACTCCCTTGCTAAAAGTTTGCTTACGTTCTGGCTTTTTTTCG AAATAGGAGGCCTGATATGGGaggacaagaaaaataaaaaagcactaGATAAACTCATCCCACTGCTCGCCAAGTGGGACAAATCTTGGTGTACTATAGATGCTGCAGGCGAAGATAGCACTTCTATGCTGTCAGAGAAAAAAGGTTATGATAACGGAGGCGAAAAAAGAAAGGCGGCCGTATCGGATGAGACAAATGGTGATGATGGAGGTGGAAAAGAAAAGGATGCAGCCAAATCGGAAAAACTTAATAAAGATGGTGATGACGGAGGAAAAAAAGGACAGGCGGCCGCATCGGATAAGACAAATGGTGATGATGGAGGTGGAAAAAAAGAGGAATTAGCCAAATCGAAAGAGGAGGCGAGGAATTCTAGCGCATTGCTTATGGCAACTATCAATGGAATTCTACCCATTGTGAAGGAGATAGTTGGCCAGCATCCTCAGGCAATCGAGCATGTTAACTATAACATACGCAACGTTTTGCATCTGGCCATTAAGTACCGTCGGAAAGAGATCCTTAATCATATCCAAAGCTTACCACATGTGATGCCGAAGCTGAGTAAGAGGATAGACAAATATGGAAACACCATATTGCACCAGGCTGCAGATAGGAGTTACTACTCCATATCATTGTCTCAGAAATTAATAGGCCCTGCCATGCAATTGCAGGATGAGCAGCACTGGATGCTG GAAAATACTTATGTTACAAATTAA
- the LOC103434455 gene encoding uncharacterized protein isoform X1 translates to MEHWETLTDRPVEEDEVAREVSLIHIEELKDPYEYVMTENWEGVQDFFEKNPEHLLSKITMDGGTVFHLAASCSSKSQRKNLKMVIDILRRNPSDGDVRRALTKKNNAGNNTLHEVSMTGNKEAAMYLVSIADKEKCALELLETRNSSGETSLFKAAAYGFTDLVKFYVGKLENYDRDNLWKHFHRSDKTSILHIAVVAQHFGLSLSQKKCTQLYAMQINNFCSFVFHNAETALWLVENNPYLGPLKNNKGLTSLQLLAQMPTAFDPHFEKCKWKMLIYYCLPVGGDVVTPNQNMKDKDDVESNRKDDVESNMKDDVESNRKDDVESNRKHKDKDDVESNMKDDVESNRKDDVESNMKDDVESNRKDDVESNRKHRDDMEKHKDDMDDMEKHKDDVESNRKDDVESSMESNQPHRQSIFRNKLAGFVKVYISLRDSLAKSLLTFWLFFEIGGLIWEDKKNKKALDKLIPLLAKWDKSWCTIDAAGEDSTSMLSEKKGYDNGGEKRKAAVSDETNGDDGGGKEKDAAKSEKLNKDGDDGGKKGQAAASDKTNGDDGGGKKEELAKSKEEARNSSALLMATINGILPIVKEIVGQHPQAIEHVNYNIRNVLHLAIKYRRKEILNHIQSLPHVMPKLSKRIDKYGNTILHQAADRSYYSISLSQKLIGPAMQLQDEQHWMLRVQEMIPPHYTLHHNNKDQTAEELFNQEHDKLLEEAQKWVKETAQSCSTVAVLVATVVFAAAYAIPGGFNDQSGRPIFQDNPLFLLFTCMDVVAISCSLSSVAFFLSVLSSPLEYPLFVNSIPRKVMAGFILLFLSMATTMLAFAATILLVIRVKKKWTMSILYPIAFFPVPLFALLQFPMYQSFMVMLKTINAWVFKVFKPLLAFLRFHGSRRIK, encoded by the exons ATGGAGCACTGGGAAACGCTAACGGATAGGCCGGTGGAGGAGGATGAGGTAGCGAGAGAGGTTAGCTTAATTCACATTGAAGAATTGAAAGATCCCTATGAATATGTCATGACGGAGAACTGGGAAGGCGTGCAGGATTTCTTCGAGAAGAATCCGGAACATCTGCTCTCTAAAATTACAATGGACGGAGGCACTGTATTCCACCTTGCGGCTTCTTGCAGCAGCAAATCACAACGCAAAAATCTCAAAATGGTTATCGATATACTCCGCAGGAATCCATCCGACGGTGACGTGAGAAGAGCTCTGACGAAGAAAAATAATGCCGGAAACAATACTCTCCATGAGGTGAGTATGACCGGCAACAAGGAAGCGGCAATGTACTTGGTGAGCATTGCTGATAAAGAGAAATGTGCACTGGAGCTGCTGGAGACTCGGAACTCTTCAGGAGAAACTTCGCTCTTCAAGGCGGCTGCTTACGGTTTCACTGACTTGGTCAAGTTTTATGTTGGCAAACTGGAGAATTATGATCGGGACAACCTTTGGAAGCACTTCCACAGAAGTGACAAAACGTCCATTCTTCATATCGCAGTCGTTGCGCAACATTTcggtctctctctttctcagaaAAAATGCACACAATTATATGCAATGCAGATTAATAACTTTTGCTCTTTTGTCTTCCACAATGCAGAGACCGCTCTTTGGTTAGTGGAGAACAACCCATATCTAGGGCCCCTAAAGAACAATAAAGGATTGACAAGCCTTCAGTTGCTAGCCCAAATGCCAACTGCCTTTGATCCACATTTTGAAAAATGCAAATGGAAGATGCTAATTTATTATT gcCTTCCTGTTGGAGGAGATGTGGTCACACCAAATCAGAATatgaaggataaggatgatGTGGAGAGCAATAGGAAGGATGATGTGGAGAGCAATATGAAGGATGATGTGGAGAGCAATAGGAAGGATGATGTGGAGAGCAATAGGAAGCATAAGGATAAGGATGATGTGGAGAGCAATATGAAGGATGATGTGGAGAGCAATAGGAAGGATGATGTGGAGAGCAATATGAAGGATGATGTGGAGAGCAATAGGAAGGATGATGTGGAGAGCAATAGGAAGCATAGGGATGATATGGAGAAGCATAAGGATGATATGGATGATATGGAGAAGCATAAGGATGATGTGGAGAGCAATAGGAAGGATGATGTGGAGAGCAGCATGGAGAGCAACCAGCCGCACCGCCAATCCATCTTTCGGAACAAGCTTGCAG GCTTTGTGAAGGTTTACATTTCACTACGGGACTCCCTTGCTAAAAGTTTGCTTACGTTCTGGCTTTTTTTCG AAATAGGAGGCCTGATATGGGaggacaagaaaaataaaaaagcactaGATAAACTCATCCCACTGCTCGCCAAGTGGGACAAATCTTGGTGTACTATAGATGCTGCAGGCGAAGATAGCACTTCTATGCTGTCAGAGAAAAAAGGTTATGATAACGGAGGCGAAAAAAGAAAGGCGGCCGTATCGGATGAGACAAATGGTGATGATGGAGGTGGAAAAGAAAAGGATGCAGCCAAATCGGAAAAACTTAATAAAGATGGTGATGACGGAGGAAAAAAAGGACAGGCGGCCGCATCGGATAAGACAAATGGTGATGATGGAGGTGGAAAAAAAGAGGAATTAGCCAAATCGAAAGAGGAGGCGAGGAATTCTAGCGCATTGCTTATGGCAACTATCAATGGAATTCTACCCATTGTGAAGGAGATAGTTGGCCAGCATCCTCAGGCAATCGAGCATGTTAACTATAACATACGCAACGTTTTGCATCTGGCCATTAAGTACCGTCGGAAAGAGATCCTTAATCATATCCAAAGCTTACCACATGTGATGCCGAAGCTGAGTAAGAGGATAGACAAATATGGAAACACCATATTGCACCAGGCTGCAGATAGGAGTTACTACTCCATATCATTGTCTCAGAAATTAATAGGCCCTGCCATGCAATTGCAGGATGAGCAGCACTGGATGCTG CGTGTACAAGAGATGATACCGCCTCATTACACTCTTCACCACAACAACAAGGATCAGACAGCGGAGGAGCTGTTCAACCAAGAGCATGACAAACTTCTGGAGGAAGCACAAAAATGGGTAAAAGAAACGGCTCAGTCATGCTCAACCGTGGCGGTGCTAGTGGCCACTGTGGTCTTTGCAGCCGCCTATGCCATTCCTGGGGGTTTTAACGACCAAAGCGGCCGTCCTATTTTCCAGGACAATCCTCTCTTTTTGCTCTTCACCTGCATGGACGTTGTGGCCATTTCCTGCTCACTATCTTCTGTGGCATTCTTTCTCTCTGTCCTCTCCTCCCCTCTCGAGTACCCACTTTTCGTTAACAGCATTCCTCGCAAGGTCatggcaggattcatcttgcTCTTCTTGTCCATGGCAACCACCATGCTCGCCTTTGCTGCCACCATTTTGCTCGTGATTCGCGTCAAGAAGAAATGGACCATGTCTATACTTTACCCTATTGCCTTTTTCCCCGTCCCTCTATTCGCCTTGCTTCAGTTTCCTATGTATCAATCCTTCATGGTCATGCTTAAGACAATTAATGCTTGGGTTTTCAAGGTTTTCAAACCGTTATTGGCCTTTCTCCGCTTTCATGGCTCTAGGCGGATCAAATAA
- the LOC103434455 gene encoding uncharacterized protein isoform X2, with protein sequence MEHWETLTDRPVEEDEVAREVSLIHIEELKDPYEYVMTENWEGVQDFFEKNPEHLLSKITMDGGTVFHLAASCSSKSQRKNLKMVIDILRRNPSDGDVRRALTKKNNAGNNTLHEVSMTGNKEAAMYLVSIADKEKCALELLETRNSSGETSLFKAAAYGFTDLVKFYVGKLENYDRDNLWKHFHRSDKTSILHIAVVAQHFETALWLVENNPYLGPLKNNKGLTSLQLLAQMPTAFDPHFEKCKWKMLIYYCLPVGGDVVTPNQNMKDKDDVESNRKDDVESNMKDDVESNRKDDVESNRKHKDKDDVESNMKDDVESNRKDDVESNMKDDVESNRKDDVESNRKHRDDMEKHKDDMDDMEKHKDDVESNRKDDVESSMESNQPHRQSIFRNKLAGFVKVYISLRDSLAKSLLTFWLFFEIGGLIWEDKKNKKALDKLIPLLAKWDKSWCTIDAAGEDSTSMLSEKKGYDNGGEKRKAAVSDETNGDDGGGKEKDAAKSEKLNKDGDDGGKKGQAAASDKTNGDDGGGKKEELAKSKEEARNSSALLMATINGILPIVKEIVGQHPQAIEHVNYNIRNVLHLAIKYRRKEILNHIQSLPHVMPKLSKRIDKYGNTILHQAADRSYYSISLSQKLIGPAMQLQDEQHWMLRVQEMIPPHYTLHHNNKDQTAEELFNQEHDKLLEEAQKWVKETAQSCSTVAVLVATVVFAAAYAIPGGFNDQSGRPIFQDNPLFLLFTCMDVVAISCSLSSVAFFLSVLSSPLEYPLFVNSIPRKVMAGFILLFLSMATTMLAFAATILLVIRVKKKWTMSILYPIAFFPVPLFALLQFPMYQSFMVMLKTINAWVFKVFKPLLAFLRFHGSRRIK encoded by the exons ATGGAGCACTGGGAAACGCTAACGGATAGGCCGGTGGAGGAGGATGAGGTAGCGAGAGAGGTTAGCTTAATTCACATTGAAGAATTGAAAGATCCCTATGAATATGTCATGACGGAGAACTGGGAAGGCGTGCAGGATTTCTTCGAGAAGAATCCGGAACATCTGCTCTCTAAAATTACAATGGACGGAGGCACTGTATTCCACCTTGCGGCTTCTTGCAGCAGCAAATCACAACGCAAAAATCTCAAAATGGTTATCGATATACTCCGCAGGAATCCATCCGACGGTGACGTGAGAAGAGCTCTGACGAAGAAAAATAATGCCGGAAACAATACTCTCCATGAGGTGAGTATGACCGGCAACAAGGAAGCGGCAATGTACTTGGTGAGCATTGCTGATAAAGAGAAATGTGCACTGGAGCTGCTGGAGACTCGGAACTCTTCAGGAGAAACTTCGCTCTTCAAGGCGGCTGCTTACGGTTTCACTGACTTGGTCAAGTTTTATGTTGGCAAACTGGAGAATTATGATCGGGACAACCTTTGGAAGCACTTCCACAGAAGTGACAAAACGTCCATTCTTCATATCGCAGTCGTTGCGCAACATTTcg AGACCGCTCTTTGGTTAGTGGAGAACAACCCATATCTAGGGCCCCTAAAGAACAATAAAGGATTGACAAGCCTTCAGTTGCTAGCCCAAATGCCAACTGCCTTTGATCCACATTTTGAAAAATGCAAATGGAAGATGCTAATTTATTATT gcCTTCCTGTTGGAGGAGATGTGGTCACACCAAATCAGAATatgaaggataaggatgatGTGGAGAGCAATAGGAAGGATGATGTGGAGAGCAATATGAAGGATGATGTGGAGAGCAATAGGAAGGATGATGTGGAGAGCAATAGGAAGCATAAGGATAAGGATGATGTGGAGAGCAATATGAAGGATGATGTGGAGAGCAATAGGAAGGATGATGTGGAGAGCAATATGAAGGATGATGTGGAGAGCAATAGGAAGGATGATGTGGAGAGCAATAGGAAGCATAGGGATGATATGGAGAAGCATAAGGATGATATGGATGATATGGAGAAGCATAAGGATGATGTGGAGAGCAATAGGAAGGATGATGTGGAGAGCAGCATGGAGAGCAACCAGCCGCACCGCCAATCCATCTTTCGGAACAAGCTTGCAG GCTTTGTGAAGGTTTACATTTCACTACGGGACTCCCTTGCTAAAAGTTTGCTTACGTTCTGGCTTTTTTTCG AAATAGGAGGCCTGATATGGGaggacaagaaaaataaaaaagcactaGATAAACTCATCCCACTGCTCGCCAAGTGGGACAAATCTTGGTGTACTATAGATGCTGCAGGCGAAGATAGCACTTCTATGCTGTCAGAGAAAAAAGGTTATGATAACGGAGGCGAAAAAAGAAAGGCGGCCGTATCGGATGAGACAAATGGTGATGATGGAGGTGGAAAAGAAAAGGATGCAGCCAAATCGGAAAAACTTAATAAAGATGGTGATGACGGAGGAAAAAAAGGACAGGCGGCCGCATCGGATAAGACAAATGGTGATGATGGAGGTGGAAAAAAAGAGGAATTAGCCAAATCGAAAGAGGAGGCGAGGAATTCTAGCGCATTGCTTATGGCAACTATCAATGGAATTCTACCCATTGTGAAGGAGATAGTTGGCCAGCATCCTCAGGCAATCGAGCATGTTAACTATAACATACGCAACGTTTTGCATCTGGCCATTAAGTACCGTCGGAAAGAGATCCTTAATCATATCCAAAGCTTACCACATGTGATGCCGAAGCTGAGTAAGAGGATAGACAAATATGGAAACACCATATTGCACCAGGCTGCAGATAGGAGTTACTACTCCATATCATTGTCTCAGAAATTAATAGGCCCTGCCATGCAATTGCAGGATGAGCAGCACTGGATGCTG CGTGTACAAGAGATGATACCGCCTCATTACACTCTTCACCACAACAACAAGGATCAGACAGCGGAGGAGCTGTTCAACCAAGAGCATGACAAACTTCTGGAGGAAGCACAAAAATGGGTAAAAGAAACGGCTCAGTCATGCTCAACCGTGGCGGTGCTAGTGGCCACTGTGGTCTTTGCAGCCGCCTATGCCATTCCTGGGGGTTTTAACGACCAAAGCGGCCGTCCTATTTTCCAGGACAATCCTCTCTTTTTGCTCTTCACCTGCATGGACGTTGTGGCCATTTCCTGCTCACTATCTTCTGTGGCATTCTTTCTCTCTGTCCTCTCCTCCCCTCTCGAGTACCCACTTTTCGTTAACAGCATTCCTCGCAAGGTCatggcaggattcatcttgcTCTTCTTGTCCATGGCAACCACCATGCTCGCCTTTGCTGCCACCATTTTGCTCGTGATTCGCGTCAAGAAGAAATGGACCATGTCTATACTTTACCCTATTGCCTTTTTCCCCGTCCCTCTATTCGCCTTGCTTCAGTTTCCTATGTATCAATCCTTCATGGTCATGCTTAAGACAATTAATGCTTGGGTTTTCAAGGTTTTCAAACCGTTATTGGCCTTTCTCCGCTTTCATGGCTCTAGGCGGATCAAATAA